The window TACCTTGCAAGCCTCTTTGGTCCTGAACTCAGAAAATTCAAAAAGACGACGGAGTATTCCAAAATACTTCAAAGGTATGGTTTAAAGTACGAAGATTTTTGGTCGAGCTTTGTTTATTAAAAACTCATCCCCCCGATCGGGGGGATTTGCTTACTAACGTAATGAGGAGAATGGGAGGTACTGGGTGAAGTAGCGGGATTTTTGCTCTCAATTTTTGAAGCTCCAAAAAAATCTTACATTTTAAACCTTAAAATGTCCTTAGAAACGCGGGGGAGTGGTATAATACAATTGTAGTTTGATTAGCTTCAAGAGGTGTTTTCGATGAGGAACTTCACTTTCTGGTTCATCATCTTTGTTTTTGTGACCGGCGCAATTGCGATTGTTGTCTATGAGAATTATCGCTTCTCTCCGAAGGCTCTCGGTATCGATCTAAATGTGGCAAAAGAGTACCTGAAACTTAAACACGTTGACCTGCACGATGCCCTTCTTAAAAAGATGCTGGACAAGGCACAGTTGAAGTTCCACAAGCGTTTATCGAAGTTCGATTTCGCACTTGAGATGGCATCATTCTTAAAATTGCTGAACGACGGAGTGACCCGGATAGAGGTTCCAATCAGAAAAACGGATGGCAAATTACCATTCAGATGCAAACTGGTTGGAGATAAAGTTGTGGTTGTGTACAGCGAATGCGAAATCCCAGAGGACTCAAAGATTCTATCTATCAATGGCTACCCAGTGGAGGATGTTATCGAAAAGTATCGTTGGTTTTTTCCCAACCTTGGGGAGTTTGAATCGCGGTATGCGTTCGTAGACAAGCTTTTCCACGTGTTTCCAACGATAATAGGTGCGAGGGCCGTACAAGTCGTTTACCAACCTCCCAACTCGAACATCCAGCGTCTTTCATATATAAAGGTTACCACAAAGATGGTTCAAGTACCCCACCCGGTTGAGTTGGTCGAGGGTACGGAGACCATCGTTAAGGTGAAAAGATTCGAAATTAGCAGTAAGGAGGAATTTAAAGAGGTCGATAACCTGTTCCAAAGTATTGCTCAAAGCAGTACCGAGGATAGTAGCATAGTTTTTGATCTACGCTACGCTGAGGATGGTGATGAATCACTCGTTACTCGAATAATTTCACACCTTATAGACCACCCTGTGAATCTTTATCCAACGCTACTTGCAAGGTACGATAACCAACTTGTGTCGATGAAGCAAATACCTATCGAACCTGCCGAAAAAATCAAGGGTAAGGTCACTTTCATTTTCGACTCAACGTGTTTTTACACGCCGCATAAAGTACTCGCTGCGTTCCTGATGACACAAAAAGTTGCGCAAATCGTCGGTGAGGTTCCGTTAAAAGAAAATTATTTTTACACCGGGGAATTTTGGAAAGTTTTGCCTAGCACGAAAGTGTTCGTAATTTTCCCCACGCAAAAAGTTGTTGTCAGTGAACCGACGTATAAATAGCGAGGGTGATGGTAATGGATGGGCTCAAGGAATTTCTTGCGGGGACGTCTGCGATCTCGTTTGTAGACCAACTTGATGTTCCGGCCTATGTTGTCGATAGAGAAAGACGGATAGTTTTCTGGAACGAAAAAGCTAAAGAGATGACTGGTTACTCAGCCGATGAGGTAGTTGGACTGAGATGTTCCGAGCAGGTTTTCAACCACGTTGATCGTACGGGAATCCCAGTTTGTTCAACGGAACTTTGTCCGCTTTATCAAGCCATAAAGAATGGCGTTAGTGTCGAAGTACCTTT is drawn from Fervidobacterium thailandense and contains these coding sequences:
- a CDS encoding PAS domain-containing protein, producing the protein MDGLKEFLAGTSAISFVDQLDVPAYVVDRERRIVFWNEKAKEMTGYSADEVVGLRCSEQVFNHVDRTGIPVCSTELCPLYQAIKNGVSVEVPFAVYGLTKSGKRRAF